The nucleotide sequence GTGTTTTTCAACAAGGGGTTGTCGCCGTCCAAGGTGAAGGCGACCATCCGGATCGCCCTGCTGGGGTTCGTCCTCCTTCTTCTGGACACGCAGGTCAAGCCCGCCCCCCCGTACGGAAACATCCTCGGGAACGCGCTCAGCCTCATCGTGATGGCGTGCACGGCGAACCTCCTGGCGTATCTCGTCGTCGACATCTACTTCTACTTCCGGATGGGGCGGCAGGTCCCTTCCTACCAGCGGGACCTGACGACCAGCCTGATCTTCATCTTCTTCGCCATGGCGGCGTTGAGACTCATCTTCCGGATCGACCTCGCCTCGATCCTGACGACGACGACGGTGTTGACGGCCGTGGTGGCGTTCGCCATGCAGGCGACCCTTGCCAACTTCGTTTCCGGTTTTTACATTCAGAACGACGACAATCTGAGCAGAAACACCTGGGTCTCGCTGGTGGAACACGATATCACCGGGGAAATCGTCAACGTGGGATTCCGGTACACCACCCTGAGGACGTTGGACAACCACAAGGTCATGCTACCCAACAACTACATCATGCAGAACATCGTCCGGGTCCTGGGGACCCGGGGCGGGGGGGAAAAATCGGCGGTGCACCTGAAGGTGGGGCTCGGCTACGATCTGCCGCCCGAAAAGGCCATCGACATGATGGGCCGGATCCTCTCGCAGGAAAGGTACATCGTGAAGGCGCCGGGGCCGGTCGTCATCGTGAACGATTTCCTCGACAGCAGCATCGAATACGACCTGAAGTATTACCTCGACAACTACTCGTCCAACAGGGTCACCCGCGGCAGCGTGCTGAAAAAGATCTGGTACGCCGTAACGAGGGAAGGGTACAGCATCCCGTTTCCCCACCGGGAGATCATCGCCAAGTCTGCACAGGAACCGTTCCCGGAGGAGAAACGGACCGTCCTCGCCGCTCTCCAGCGGACGGAAATCCTGCAGTCCCTCGGCGAAGAGGAGATCCGGAGGTTGTCGGAACAGGTTCGGGTCCGGGTCTTCGGGACCGGCGAAGTGGTGGTGCGCCAGAACGACGAGGGGGGATCGCTCTTCATCGTCCGGCGAGGATCGCTGGATGTCCACATCGACGACGCCCCGGTCGGGACACTGCGGGAAGGGGATATCTTCGGGGAGATGTCGCTCCTCACCGGGGAGAAGAGGAAGGCGACGGTGACCGCCGCGAGCGAGGTCCGCCTGGTCGAAATTTCGAAGGAGGACATCGATCCGGTGATCCGTGCGAAACCCGACCTCCTGGAGAAGCTGAGCGCCATCCTTGCGCGCAGGGAGGAATCGAACATCGAGAAGAGGAAATCGGCGGGAGTTCAGCGGACCGGCGCCGTGAAGGACGCGTTCCTGGAAAAACTGAAGGCGTTCTTCGGCTTTTCCGCCGGTTGAAGGGAGGAATGCGGGGGGGGCCAGATTCTCGTGATCGGTGAACGGTAGGGGAACCGGATCTCATCGAAAAAACCGGATTTCGGAAGGGAGGCCGCAATGGAGGGGAGTAAAATCGATTTTGCCGCGATCCCGCAGACGGCGATGAAAGCGCTGATGTCCCCCTCGGAGTTTTTCAGGGAGATGCCTAAAACCGGGGGGTTCGTCGAACCCCTGGTATTCATGATCGCCATGGGGGTCGTGGCGGGGCTTCTCCAGTCGATTCTCAGCGTTCTCCATCTCCGGGTCGGCGCCGGGATGGCGATGGGTTTGGGCTCCGTGATCATCCTGCCCGTCATGATCGGGATCTTCGGTTTCGTCGGGGCCGCCATCCTCTTCCTCATCTGGAAACTGACGGGCTCCCAGGAATCCTACGAGACCGCGTACCGGTGCGGAGCGTACATCGGGGTCCTGTCGCCCGTTTCGGTCCTCCTCCATCTCATCCCCTTCGTCGGATCGGCGGTGAGCGTCCTCCTGATGACCTTTTTTCTCGTGACCGCCAGCGTCGCCGTCCACAACATCTCATCCAGGAAGGCATGGCTGGTGTTCGGGATTATCGGCGGACTGCTCGTGTTCTTCAGCGTCAGCGCGGAGTTCGCGGCGAGAAGGATCGGGCGGGAAGCCGCCGAGTACCAAAAGAGGGCGGAAGAGGCGGCGAAAACGATGCAGAGGCAGACGGAGCAATTCCAGAAGCAGACCGAGGAGGCCTCCAGGGCGATGGGGAAACAGGCGGAGGAAGCGGCCAAACAGATGCAACAGCAGATCGAAGCGCAAAAGGCCTTGGAGCAGATGCAGCAAAAAGCATTGGAGCAGATGCAGAAGGGTGCGTCGAAAGGGCGATAAGGAAAGGCGCGATTTATTTCTCAAGATTGCGCTTACACTGCCAAGTTCGCAATAATACTTCGTGTTTCTACCACACGGGATTTACCAAGGGGGGGGCGAAAATGAGAAACAATCGGTTTTCTGTGCATTGGTTGGTGCGTTCCGCGATGGTTTTCGCGATGTTGGTTGTTTTCGATCCACGGATCCCGGCCGCCGATGCGGGTACGACACCCACGCTGGGCGGGGGAGGGACGGTAACGACCGGCTCGGCGGGTGGGGCCGAATCTCAAGGTGCGAGCAGCCAGTTGGAAAAGTGCGACGAATCGCTGGGCACCATGGCGGTGGTGGAAGACCAGAACGCTGCCTGGTATCACCAACTATCCCAATACAAATTGGGTTCGACCGTGCCCGTACTGAGGATGATGATCCAGCAGTCGAACTGCTTTGTCGTGGTGGAACGCGGACGCGCCATGAGGAACATGATGCAGGAGCGGGAACTCAGCAAGTCCGGAGAGATGCGCGAAGGCAGCAGCTTCCAAAAAGGTCAGATGGTCGCGGCGGACTATACGATGAGTCCCACAATAACGTTCAGCCAGAAAGGGACTTCCCGCGTAGGAGGAGCTTTGGGAGGATTATTCGGCGGCGTCGGCAGGAGGGTAGTAGGCGCGGTGGCGGGCGGCCTCAAGGCGAACGAATCATCGACGACGCTCCTTCTGATCGATAATCGCTCGGGCGTTCAACTGGCGGCGGCCGAGGGCAGCGCGAAGAATTACGATTTCAACCTCTTCGGCGGCATCTTCGGCAGAGGAGGGTTCGGATCCGCCGGCGGTTATACCGATACGCCGGAAGGAAAGATCCTGACCGCCGCATTCATGGATTCGTACAACAAACTGGTCAAGGCGACACGTAATTACAAAGCGCAGACCGTAAAAGGAGGCTTGGGTACCGGCGGCAGGTTGGGTGTTCAAGGCGGATCAACGCCGGCCTCGAAGGAGCTTCCGAACAAGTAATAGGGACCGGGTGCAAAGCATGGGGATTCGGATGGTCGGGGAGTGGGGCGCGCCTCTCCCGTTCGATCATCTCTTGGGCGCTAACCGCATGAAAAAAGGGCGGCTTCCAACAATGGAAGCCGCCCTTTCGTTAGCGGTTGGTGCCGGAGGAGGGACTTGAACCCTCACGTCCTCGCGGACACGGGATTTTGAGTCCCGCGCGTCTGCCAGTTCCACCACTCCGGCGTTCCCTAAGTGCTTCAATTCATAAATACGGTGGCATTCGAGTGCCGCTGCATCCGCCCCGGACATTATTTATACACCGCTTCCCTTGCCGATTCCAACACTTCGGAACTATTTCCCAAAAAACACGAACCGGGTAACTATTTTTCCCCGGCATACCGATAAGAGTTGCGAGATGCTGCTCAAGGGGGTGGTCTCGTTCCATGGATCTTTTGCGGCGGTTCTCCATATGGAAGGCACGGATCTTCGCGAAGCGGCGGGACCTGTCCCATCAACTCGTGTCCCTCATGAACAACGTGCCGGGCGCAGTCTACCGGGGGTTGCCCGACTGGACGATACCGTTCATGGGGGCGAGCATCGAGAAGATCGTCGGATATTCCCCCGAGGAGTTCACCTCCACCGGGAGACCGTGGAATGAGCTTATCCACACCGAGGACCAACCCATGGTGAAGAAGCGTGTCCTCGAGGCGGTGCGGGCCCACGAGGGTGTCCTCCGGCTCGAATACCGCCTCCTGCACCGGGACGGTTCCACCCGGTGGGTGGCGGACCGCCGCCAGATGATCTACGGCGAGGACGGGAGGCTGAGGTGGGTCGACGGCCTCATCCTCGACATCACCGACCGGAAGCGGTCGGACGTCGCGTTGCGCCTCACCCAGTTCACCGTCGACCGGGGAAGCGAAGCCACGTACTGGATGGGACCGGACGGCCGCCTCTTCTATGTCAACGAGCGGGCGTGCGAGATGCTCGGCTATTCGCGGGAAAAGCTCCTTTCCATGAAGATCCAGGAGATCAACCCGGACTTTCCACCCGAACAATGGCAGGACCACTGGGACGAATTGCGCAAGCGGCGAACCTTCTCGACCGAATCGACGCACCGCGCGAAAGACGGACATCTCATCCCGGTGGAGATCACGGCGAACTTCATCGAGTTCGACGGGAAGGAGTACAACTGCGTCTATGCACGCGACATCACCAAGCGCAAGCGGGCCGAGGAGGAGAGCCGGCGACTGCAGGCCCAACTGATCCAGTCGCAGAAAATGGAGGCGATCGGGCACCTGGCGGCGGGGATCGCCCACGACTTCAACAACCTGCTGACCGGCATCCTTGGGTACGCGAACCTGCTCTCCGTCAAGCAGGGGATCGACCCGGAGGTCGCCAAGGCCGCCGGGATCATCCT is from Deltaproteobacteria bacterium CG2_30_66_27 and encodes:
- a CDS encoding peptidoglycan-binding protein, whose protein sequence is MRNNRFSVHWLVRSAMVFAMLVVFDPRIPAADAGTTPTLGGGGTVTTGSAGGAESQGASSQLEKCDESLGTMAVVEDQNAAWYHQLSQYKLGSTVPVLRMMIQQSNCFVVVERGRAMRNMMQERELSKSGEMREGSSFQKGQMVAADYTMSPTITFSQKGTSRVGGALGGLFGGVGRRVVGAVAGGLKANESSTTLLLIDNRSGVQLAAAEGSAKNYDFNLFGGIFGRGGFGSAGGYTDTPEGKILTAAFMDSYNKLVKATRNYKAQTVKGGLGTGGRLGVQGGSTPASKELPNK